The nucleotide window agcgtccaactcttgattttggctctggtcatatcacggttcgtgggctagagccccgtgtcaggctctgcactgagagtactaagcctccttgggattctctctccctctgtctctctgactctcccccatttgcatgtgttctctctcgttctctctcaaaataaataaacttaataaaaaatgtatatggttCTGTATTAGACACTTAAACTATACAAAGGCTCAACAAAAGATGTAATTCCTTGTACCTACCAAGGGACTAAATGCAGAGAATATAGATTCTAGCAAAATTTTTCAACTCATGTCATCTTAACATGAGATTAAACAATATTCACCAATAAAACATTACTCTATGGGCATAAATGCATTGATTATTTCTAATTACCAAAAAtaactaatatataatattaggATTATTTACTATACACCAGATAATGTtctgtgctttaaaatttttaattcttaatcttttttttatttttatttttttttaatttttttttaacgtttatttatttttgagacagagagagacacagcatgaatgggggaggggcagagagagagggagacacagaatcagaagcaggctccaggctctgagccatcagcccagagcccgacgcggggctcgaactcgcggaccgcgagatcgtgacctgagctgaagtcagacacttaaccgactgagccacccaggcgcccctaattcttaATCTTTATACAACCCTGTAAGTAGGTATTATCTTCACTTGACAGCTGAGAAAATACAGGTACAGAAAAGCTAAGTAATTTGACCAacagtcacagagctgaagaacgGCAGAGCCAGATTCCTAGTCAGCCAGCTTCTCTCCAGAATCGTACTCTCAACCACTGTGGTAAACTACTTGACTGTAACTCTTAAATCTAAAAGCCCTTAATCCTAAATCGTCAAAGGAAATGGTCTTTATTTTATACCAGGAAGAGGCATTGCTAAGAATAGAAATTTGGAAATGGTTCATGTTGTAAAGTTTTGCTTGACAATTTACTATTTAAACCGTGTAAGTACATTATGTTAAAactttttcctttacaaaaaagctattaactttatttaaaaatttctctcagGCCtgattacacacacatacactggtTCAAAGATCATTCATGTGATACAATAACTAACACTTTGAGTGCTTCCTatttgccagacactgttctaagtgctctacacctatcatttcttttaattctcataaccCTATTTAAGTACGTACAATAACTAtctcaatttacagatgagaagactgaggtaTGGGGAGGTTGcataacttgcccaagaccagAAAGTTAGAGCTGGGTCTTGGATATGGATGAcaatctgattccagagcccacactcttaTTTTACTATATTCATTTGTCAAGATAATGCattgttttttaagttggcttcacacccagcacagagcccaatgcagggcttgaactcacaaccccgagatcaagacctgaactgcaatcaagagtcggacgtttaactgaccaagccacccaggcatccaaaataaggcatttttaaaggatttattaTCTTCTCAAAAAGTTCTCAATGAGCACTCAAGAAGGCTAATCAGTAATAATTAAACAAGGgatttgatatttttccttttaatactaTGTTAGAAGCACAGTAGAACATTTGTTTTTGAACACACTATTAATTTGttggttttgttaaatttatgttaCCAAAATTGTTACCAATCtcacaaaattcagaaaaactTACAACAAGCAAATTGTTTCTGACACTGGAAGTATATAATTCTGGCTTGACTGTACAAGATCACCTAATCTATTGGTCTTTCAGTGGGCACATGGAAAAGAAGTTAGAACATAGACACAGCTTTATATAACACAAAAAGGGAGTGAAATGCCTTTTAGTGTATGAGATTTtatgataatataaaaatatggttAGGAAAGATATTCTGAAGCAAAAGACATACTAACAATTACAGTGACAAATAATAAGGAATGTATAATCATGTTAGCTTATACAGAGTATCACAGGAATGCTGCATTGAGAGCCCTTAATACCACCTGAAGCAGTGGAGGAAAGCTTCAGAGAGAAACCATTTCTGGGAATAGGTTGCTGTttccaaaataactaaaatacaaTTTGGGAAACCCATCCTTAATTCGCTAATCTTCCTCAACCTTAATGTTAATTTACCAGTCAAAAGAGTTTAATtgtaaatctcttttaaaaatcacgGTAAATTAAAATAAGCGTTTAAAAAAGGTAGCTCTCACAACCCTGAAACTGAAGTTTATAATACTGCAGAATTAAATACAGTAACAATTTGAAATGAAGGTTAATTACtcatttctttgatttcatttagcACTGATCTAACTCAATATAGAAGGTTACATTCGTACAAGTTTACACAGCTTAATGATTAACTATATTCACCTGCCAACCTTACTGTTTGCAGTGTGGCAAATAGTGGTATATATAGAGTTTAGAAGTCTAGGTCTGCCTACAGGAGAAAATTAGTTGAATAATTACGATAAAAATGCACACGATTaagctctttctttttattgttcctCTAGTTATTTCTTCCAAAATTGACCAAGACTATTCATCATATGATTCTATGTctccagagccaaaatcaagatttgctATGTTAGATGATGTAAAAATTTTAGCCAATGGCCTCCTTCAGTTAGGACATGGTCTTAAAGACTTTGTCCATAAGACTAAGGGCCAAATTAATGACATATTTCAAAAACTCAACATATTTGATCAGTCTTTTTATGACCTATCACTGCAAAccaatgaaatcaaagaagaagaaaaggaacttaGAAGAACTACATCCAAACTACAAGTCAAGAATGAAGAAGTAAAGAATATGTCACTTGAACTCACCTCAAAACTTGAAAgcctcctagaagaaaaaaatctacttcaacaaaaagtgaaatatttggaGAAGCAATTAACCAGTTTAACTAAAAATCAACCTGAAATCCAGGAACACCCAGAAATAACTTCACTTAAAGTAAGTAGAAATCAAAGAGGGTTCATGATTATGTTTTCAATatggatcttttttaaaaatgttttaagacatGCTACTTTGTTGAATCATTGAAATACTAtaattttttcaaggaaaaaaagcttctaggaaataaaatttcctgtTATAATTTCAAGTTGTTTTTTATGATTCTACACTTATCTcagatgaaaattataaatcaactaataaaattttagaacactaaattattacaatattgCCAATTACTAGAGGCAGGTAAAAGGTTAGAGGAAGATAATTTGAAACTATCCTCCCATATTGAAAATggataaaagtataaataaataaataaacaaataaataaataaaatggataaaagtaGTAAGTAAAGGGTAAAGATTAATTCCTATTAAAATactatggggttttttttcatttaactgaACTACTTTAAAGTTCAGGAAACCAGGTTTTAGAGATAGTACATTTTAAATCGTAAAAACAAAAGGATTTGAAGCATACAAGAGAAAATGGTTGCCAATATTCAATTATCTAATCCactattagttttaaaaatttagattgtaatagttacaaaaaacaaaaaagactcacttaacaaaaaagcaaagaaaaaagaaagaagaaataaacttctaaCCACCCTACAATCTATGTCCAGAATTTTGTAGAACAGCAAGATAACAGCATCAAAGACCTTCTCCAGACCGTGGAGGAACAATACAGACAATTAAATCAACAGCATagtcaaataaaagaaatagaaaaccaggTAAGTCAATATTTTAATGGCTCGTCCAATCTTTTACATAAAATCTAGGTTTATGGGAACATTAagccctatatttatttttaaaacttctagtTGGGATAGCGAGTAAACCCATCACATCGGCATGATCGTTAAGATTGGAGACTCTAAAGCTCATAAACTACCTCGGTTTGAATCTGGGCTCTAAAACTTTGGTGTGACCTAACTCCTCTgtctctcagtttcttcacttattctatgaagaaaataacagaacCTATCTTATAGGAgtgttgtgagaaaaaaaaaaagaattaatttatgTAAAGTATACCTCCAATAGAGCCACTAACATGATTCTATCAAAAGTTAAAATTGGATCACATCTCTCTTTGTTTAAAACCACACAGTAGCTTCCCATCTCACTTCCAGTGGCCACAAGACCCC belongs to Felis catus isolate Fca126 chromosome C1, F.catus_Fca126_mat1.0, whole genome shotgun sequence and includes:
- the ANGPTL3 gene encoding angiopoietin-related protein 3 isoform X4 translates to MHTIKLFLFIVPLVISSKIDQDYSSYDSMSPEPKSRFAMLDDVKILANGLLQLGHGLKDFVHKTKGQINDIFQKLNIFDQSFYDLSLQTNEIKEEEKELRRTTSKLQVKNEEVKNMSLELTSKLESLLEEKNLLQQKVKYLEKQLTSLTKNQPEIQEHPEITSLKNFVEQQDNSIKDLLQTVEEQYRQLNQQHSQIKEIENQLRRTGVQESTENSLSSKPRAPRTTHFLHLNETKIVEHDDIPANCTTIYNRGEHTSGIYSIRPSNSQAFNVYCDVKSGSSWTVIQHRIDGSQNFNETWENYRYGFGRLDGGWWCHDVCGENNLNGKYNKPRAKTKPERRRGIYWKSQNGRLYSIKSTKMLIHPTDSESSE
- the ANGPTL3 gene encoding angiopoietin-related protein 3 isoform X3; its protein translation is MHTIKLFLFIVPLVISSKIDQDYSSYDSMSPEPKSRFAMLDDVKILANGLLQLGHGLKDFVHKTKGQINDIFQKLNIFDQSFYDLSLQTNEIKEEEKELRRTTSKLQVKNEEVKNMSLELTSKLESLLEEKNLLQQKVKYLEKQLTSLTKNQPEIQEHPEITSLKNFVEQQDNSIKDLLQTVEEQYRQLNQQHSQIKEIENQLRRTGVQESTENSLSSKPRAPRTTHFLHLNETKIVEHDDIPANCTTIYNRGEHTSGIYSIRPSNSQAFNVYCDVKSGKTSLKRKWTTISSGSSWTVIQHRIDGSQNFNETWENYRYGFGRLDGGWWCHDVCGENNLNGKYNKPRAKTKPERRRGIYWKSQNGRLYSIKSTKMLIHPTDSESSE